From Ancylobacter pratisalsi, one genomic window encodes:
- a CDS encoding MFS transporter, with translation MSVQETIADAPASQAALGPVSTFAMAVGAGVAVANIYYNQPMLAIIEQDLPGRVAAAIPTATQLGYAFGLFLLVPLGDLVERRRLIILQFTLLAAALAFAAVSPSAAMIVIASLLIGLLATVAQQIVPLAAHLAAPERRGATVGTVMAGLLTGILLSRTLAGFVATHGGWREMFWLAVPMALGAAGMMALVLPRSAPDEKLSYGRLLRTIGHLWVEFPALRLAALTQAALFAAFTVFWTILAFRLEQPEFGFGAEVAGLFGLVGAVGILAAPLAGRFADRHGATQAVIMGAVVTLASWLVFGLWGSLAGLVAGVILLDFGVQSALISNQHIVFALRPAARARLNTVLMGGMFLGGALGSALVMPVWDAAGWTGVSLLGGGFAAIGAGLQLHAALRRRG, from the coding sequence ATGTCTGTACAGGAAACGATTGCTGACGCCCCGGCGTCGCAGGCGGCTCTCGGGCCGGTCTCGACCTTCGCCATGGCGGTGGGGGCGGGCGTCGCGGTCGCCAACATCTACTACAACCAGCCCATGCTCGCGATCATCGAGCAGGATCTGCCGGGAAGGGTCGCCGCCGCCATACCGACCGCGACCCAGCTCGGCTATGCGTTCGGTCTGTTTCTGCTGGTGCCGCTCGGCGATCTGGTGGAGCGGCGGAGGCTTATCATCCTCCAGTTCACCCTGCTTGCCGCCGCGCTTGCGTTTGCTGCGGTGTCGCCGAGCGCGGCGATGATCGTCATTGCCTCGCTGCTGATCGGGCTGCTGGCCACGGTGGCCCAGCAGATCGTGCCGCTCGCCGCCCATCTTGCTGCGCCTGAGCGGCGGGGAGCGACGGTCGGCACGGTGATGGCCGGGCTGCTGACCGGCATCTTGCTCAGCCGCACGCTGGCTGGCTTCGTGGCGACCCATGGCGGATGGCGCGAGATGTTCTGGCTCGCCGTGCCGATGGCACTGGGCGCCGCCGGGATGATGGCGCTGGTGCTTCCGCGCAGCGCGCCGGACGAGAAGCTGAGCTATGGACGGCTGCTGCGCACCATCGGCCATCTGTGGGTGGAGTTCCCGGCGCTGCGCCTTGCCGCGCTGACGCAAGCGGCCCTATTCGCGGCCTTCACCGTGTTCTGGACCATCCTCGCCTTCCGTCTGGAACAGCCGGAATTCGGCTTCGGTGCCGAGGTGGCGGGCCTGTTCGGCCTGGTCGGGGCGGTCGGCATTCTTGCAGCGCCGCTCGCCGGGCGCTTCGCCGACCGGCACGGCGCGACGCAGGCGGTGATCATGGGCGCGGTGGTGACGCTGGCGTCGTGGCTCGTGTTCGGCCTGTGGGGCTCGCTCGCCGGGCTGGTGGCGGGCGTGATCCTGCTCGATTTCGGGGTGCAGAGCGCCCTCATCTCCAACCAGCATATCGTCTTCGCCCTGCGTCCCGCGGCACGGGCCCGGCTCAACACGGTGTTGATGGGCGGAATGTTCCTTGGCGGCGCGCTGGGTTCGGCACTGGTGATGCCGGTCTGGGACGCGGCGGGTTGGACCGGAGTGAGCCTGCTCGGGGGCGGCTTCGCGGCCATCGGCGCCGGCCTCCAGCTCCACGCGGCCCTTCGCCGGAGAGGCTGA
- a CDS encoding FAD binding domain-containing protein, with protein MKAKRIVIVGGSIGGLFAAVLLHRAGFDVQVYERSVHGLEGRGAGLVAQREVFEIMREVGIEHIARIGVVARQRIYLDREGEVIHSQETPQEQLSWDVLFRSFRERLPPERYFGGRAITGVTQDGEEAVVHFADGGTVRADMVIGADGIGSVVRRAVAGVDSRPSYVGYATWRGLVAEGDVPAPAARQLFERFAFYEMPGSHILGYLVAGPDGAIAKGRRRYNWVWYRRYDDTALNDVLTGADGVRRPFSLAPGQVRPEIVAGLREDAARLLPPSFRAAVEAETRPFVHAIFDYATPRMTSGRIALMGDAAFVARPHTAMGVAKAAGDAFALRKALVEHEDLAVALAAYAADRAPRDEAIVAYGRRLGRSLVA; from the coding sequence ATGAAGGCCAAGCGCATCGTCATTGTCGGAGGTTCCATCGGCGGGCTTTTCGCCGCCGTGCTTCTGCATCGGGCCGGCTTCGACGTGCAGGTTTATGAGCGCTCGGTGCATGGGCTTGAAGGGCGCGGCGCCGGCCTGGTGGCGCAGCGCGAGGTGTTCGAGATCATGCGAGAGGTCGGGATCGAGCATATCGCCCGGATCGGGGTGGTTGCCCGGCAGCGCATCTATCTCGACCGCGAGGGCGAGGTGATCCACAGCCAGGAGACGCCGCAGGAGCAGCTCTCATGGGACGTTCTGTTCCGCAGCTTCCGGGAACGGCTGCCGCCGGAACGCTATTTCGGCGGCCGCGCGATCACTGGGGTGACGCAGGACGGGGAAGAGGCGGTGGTGCATTTCGCCGATGGCGGCACGGTGCGGGCGGACATGGTCATCGGCGCCGACGGCATCGGGTCGGTGGTGAGGCGCGCGGTCGCGGGGGTGGATTCGCGTCCTTCCTATGTCGGCTATGCAACCTGGCGCGGGCTGGTGGCGGAGGGCGATGTCCCCGCCCCCGCCGCCCGGCAGCTTTTCGAGCGGTTCGCCTTCTATGAAATGCCGGGCTCGCACATACTCGGCTATCTCGTCGCCGGTCCGGATGGCGCGATCGCGAAGGGACGGCGGCGCTACAACTGGGTCTGGTACCGGCGCTACGACGATACGGCTCTCAATGACGTGCTGACGGGAGCCGACGGTGTCCGGCGTCCGTTCTCGCTGGCGCCGGGGCAGGTGCGGCCCGAGATCGTCGCCGGGCTGCGCGAGGATGCCGCGCGGCTGCTTCCGCCCTCGTTCCGCGCGGCTGTCGAGGCTGAAACACGCCCGTTCGTGCACGCCATCTTCGACTATGCGACGCCGCGCATGACCTCGGGCCGGATCGCGCTGATGGGGGATGCGGCTTTCGTCGCCCGGCCGCACACGGCCATGGGTGTCGCCAAGGCGGCAGGGGATGCCTTCGCGCTGCGCAAGGCATTGGTCGAGCACGAGGATCTCGCCGTCGCGCTCGCGGCCTATGCGGCCGACCGCGCGCCGAGGGATGAGGCCATCGTCGCTTATGGCAGGAGGCTCGGCCGCTCGCTCGTGGCCTGA
- a CDS encoding SDR family NAD(P)-dependent oxidoreductase: MKIDLSGKSALVTGSAAGIGFAIAKGLHEAGARVVVNGRTADSVATAVSRLGGSASGRDIDLSTPEGVAELVAAEPAFDIVVSNLGIFQPADFFEADDALWERHWQINVMAGVRLARAYLPPMKDRGWGRFLFLGSESGYNIPADMIHYGVSKTADVALARGLAKRMAGTGVTVNSILPGPTLSEGVKEMLKDEIAGGKTLEQAGIDFVKAHRPSSIIGRPATVEEVANMAVYIASPLSSATTGAALRVDGGVVEFIV, from the coding sequence ATGAAAATCGATCTTTCGGGGAAAAGTGCTCTCGTCACGGGCTCGGCGGCGGGCATCGGATTCGCCATTGCCAAGGGGCTGCATGAAGCGGGTGCGCGGGTTGTGGTGAACGGCCGCACGGCGGACTCGGTCGCCACCGCCGTGTCCCGGCTGGGAGGCAGCGCCAGCGGACGCGACATTGACCTGTCGACGCCGGAAGGCGTCGCCGAACTTGTCGCGGCCGAGCCGGCCTTCGACATCGTGGTGAGCAACCTCGGTATCTTCCAGCCCGCCGACTTCTTCGAGGCCGACGACGCGCTGTGGGAACGCCACTGGCAGATCAACGTCATGGCGGGCGTCCGCCTCGCCCGGGCCTATCTGCCGCCCATGAAGGACAGGGGGTGGGGTCGCTTCCTCTTCCTCGGTTCGGAATCCGGCTACAACATCCCGGCCGACATGATCCACTATGGCGTCAGCAAGACCGCCGATGTGGCGCTGGCCCGCGGCCTCGCCAAGCGCATGGCCGGCACCGGCGTGACGGTAAATTCCATCCTGCCCGGCCCCACGCTTTCGGAAGGCGTAAAGGAGATGCTCAAGGACGAGATCGCCGGCGGCAAGACGCTGGAACAGGCCGGCATCGATTTCGTCAAGGCCCACCGTCCCAGCTCCATCATCGGCCGGCCGGCGACGGTGGAGGAGGTCGCCAACATGGCGGTCTACATCGCCTCGCCGCTCTCTTCCGCCACCACCGGCGCGGCGCTGCGCGTCGATGGTGGGGTGGTCGAGTTCATCGTCTGA
- a CDS encoding alpha-amylase family glycosyl hydrolase, which produces MTHRHPWWHGAVIYQIYPRSFKDTSADGVGDLKGITEELDYVAQLGVDAIWISPFQKSPMKDYGYDVEDYVAVDPLFGTLDDVVRLIGEAHRRGLKVLMDQVLSHTSDQHAWFRESRASRTNARADWYVWADPRPDGTPPNNWLSVFGGPSWQWEPRRNQYYLHNFLTTQPDLNYHNRAVQDAVLEACRFWLDLGVDGFRLDVCAFYFHDAQLRDNPPADTAPRGSAFNFNPYSFQKHVRDIGQPENLGFLERLRALADAYGDRVLLGELNESEGVQLHKQYTAPARLHLAYGYWLLGAEQVNGTMIRELVEQLGCRPTDGLPCWALDNHDFMRAPTRLRQGRDHPDFTLTVLAALSCLRGALCLYQGSELGLPEADIPFEQLLDPYGREFYPSFKGRDGARTPMPWREDEDHCGFSTVEPWLPIPPEHHHRSVDTQKREPGSALNRMRRFLNWRRQQPTLLGNDITFHPAPDDLLVFQRGGDADGVVCVFNLSDAVCEVALSAIPLGDDLTGHGFGATRRGDALRLEPWAAHFGRVSVRH; this is translated from the coding sequence ATGACACATCGACATCCCTGGTGGCACGGCGCGGTCATCTATCAGATCTATCCTCGCTCCTTCAAAGACACGTCGGCCGACGGTGTCGGCGACCTCAAGGGCATCACCGAAGAACTCGACTATGTCGCGCAGCTCGGTGTGGACGCCATCTGGATATCGCCGTTCCAGAAGTCGCCGATGAAGGACTACGGTTACGATGTCGAAGACTATGTGGCCGTCGATCCGCTGTTCGGCACGCTGGACGATGTCGTCCGCCTGATCGGGGAAGCGCACCGGCGCGGCCTGAAGGTGCTGATGGACCAGGTACTGAGCCACACCTCGGACCAGCACGCCTGGTTCAGGGAAAGCCGGGCCTCGCGTACCAATGCCAGAGCCGACTGGTATGTCTGGGCAGATCCGCGCCCCGATGGAACGCCGCCCAACAACTGGCTGTCGGTTTTCGGCGGCCCGTCCTGGCAGTGGGAGCCACGCCGGAACCAGTATTACCTGCACAATTTCCTGACCACGCAGCCGGACCTGAACTACCACAATCGCGCGGTTCAGGATGCGGTGCTCGAAGCCTGCCGGTTCTGGCTGGACCTCGGGGTCGACGGTTTCCGGCTCGACGTGTGCGCGTTCTATTTTCATGACGCGCAGCTGCGCGACAACCCGCCGGCCGACACCGCGCCGCGCGGCAGTGCCTTCAACTTCAACCCCTACTCCTTCCAGAAACACGTTCGCGACATTGGACAGCCGGAAAATCTGGGGTTTCTGGAGCGCCTGCGTGCGCTGGCCGATGCCTATGGCGACCGCGTCCTGCTCGGCGAACTCAATGAGAGTGAGGGCGTGCAGCTGCACAAGCAGTACACCGCCCCTGCCCGTCTGCACCTTGCCTATGGCTACTGGCTGCTGGGCGCCGAACAGGTGAACGGGACCATGATCCGCGAGCTGGTGGAACAACTGGGATGCCGGCCCACGGACGGCCTGCCCTGCTGGGCGCTCGACAATCACGACTTCATGCGCGCGCCGACACGCCTGAGGCAAGGGCGCGACCATCCCGATTTCACGCTCACCGTGCTGGCGGCGCTGTCCTGCCTGAGGGGCGCGCTCTGCCTCTATCAGGGAAGCGAACTGGGGTTGCCGGAGGCCGACATTCCCTTCGAGCAGCTTCTCGATCCCTATGGGCGCGAGTTCTATCCCTCGTTCAAGGGGCGCGATGGCGCGCGTACGCCCATGCCCTGGCGCGAAGACGAGGACCATTGCGGATTCAGCACGGTCGAGCCCTGGTTGCCGATTCCGCCCGAGCATCACCACCGGTCCGTCGACACGCAGAAGCGCGAGCCCGGATCCGCGCTCAACCGGATGCGGCGCTTTCTGAACTGGCGCCGCCAGCAGCCCACCCTTCTGGGCAACGACATCACCTTTCATCCGGCGCCGGACGATCTACTGGTTTTTCAACGCGGCGGAGACGCGGACGGGGTCGTGTGCGTGTTCAACCTGAGCGATGCGGTATGCGAGGTGGCACTGTCCGCGATACCGCTCGGCGACGACCTGACCGGCCATGGTTTCGGGGCGACGCGGCGCGGCGACGCGCTGCGCCTTGAGCCATGGGCCGCGCATTTCGGCAGGGTCAGCGTGCGCCATTGA
- a CDS encoding ArsR/SmtB family transcription factor has protein sequence MIDEAQALGAFAALSQETRLRIVRLLVTAGPEGLAAGMIGEAMDGASSSRMSFHLNQLEQAGLVASRREGRSIIYSAAYPALSSLVEFLMRDCCQGHPEVCTPALEALSCNCPPTEEKTHA, from the coding sequence ATGATTGATGAAGCGCAGGCGCTTGGCGCCTTTGCCGCCCTTTCGCAGGAAACCCGGCTGCGGATCGTGCGTCTTCTGGTGACCGCCGGCCCCGAGGGGTTGGCGGCCGGGATGATCGGCGAGGCGATGGACGGAGCGTCATCCTCGCGCATGTCGTTCCATCTGAACCAGCTGGAACAGGCGGGGCTCGTGGCGTCCCGCCGCGAGGGGCGCTCCATCATCTACAGCGCGGCCTATCCGGCGCTGTCCAGCCTGGTCGAATTCCTGATGCGCGATTGCTGCCAGGGCCATCCGGAGGTGTGCACGCCGGCGCTGGAAGCGCTGTCCTGCAACTGTCCGCCCACCGAGGAGAAAACCCATGCCTGA
- a CDS encoding arsenate reductase ArsC, with amino-acid sequence MPETLQTGRVFNVLFLCTGNSARSILAESILAKDGAGRFRAFSAGSQPKGTVNPFALKILRSFDYPVDGLRSKSWAEFTGPDAPVMDFVFTVCDNAAGEVCPVWPGQPMTAHWGIEDPAAVEGLDIHKEAAFVAALRYLKNRIAAFTALPVTSLDRVSLRARLAEIGQGEGSSAPRNSAA; translated from the coding sequence ATGCCTGAGACGCTTCAAACCGGACGTGTCTTCAACGTCCTGTTCCTCTGCACCGGCAATTCGGCCCGCTCGATTCTGGCCGAGAGTATTCTCGCCAAGGACGGCGCCGGCCGCTTCCGGGCGTTCTCGGCCGGCAGCCAGCCGAAGGGTACGGTCAATCCCTTCGCGCTGAAGATCCTGCGCAGCTTCGACTATCCCGTCGATGGCCTGCGCTCCAAGAGCTGGGCCGAGTTCACGGGGCCCGACGCCCCGGTCATGGATTTCGTCTTCACCGTCTGCGACAACGCCGCGGGTGAGGTCTGCCCGGTCTGGCCGGGCCAGCCGATGACCGCGCATTGGGGCATCGAGGATCCCGCCGCGGTCGAAGGTCTGGACATCCATAAGGAAGCCGCCTTCGTCGCCGCGCTCCGCTATCTGAAGAACCGCATAGCGGCCTTCACCGCGCTGCCCGTGACGAGCCTCGACAGGGTGTCGCTCCGCGCCAGGCTGGCGGAAATCGGCCAGGGGGAAGGCTCCTCCGCCCCTCGAAACAGCGCGGCGTGA
- the arsC gene encoding arsenate reductase (glutaredoxin) (This arsenate reductase requires both glutathione and glutaredoxin to convert arsenate to arsenite, after which the efflux transporter formed by ArsA and ArsB can extrude the arsenite from the cell, providing resistance.), which produces MDVIIYHNPDCGTSRNTLAMIRNAGIEPHVIEYLKTPPTRAMLVQLIDRMGVSVRAVLREKGTPYAALGLDDPGLTDDQLIDAMMAHPILINRPIVVSPMGVKLCRPSEAVLDLLPPPRGAFVKEDGERVLDASGQRVAKA; this is translated from the coding sequence ATGGATGTCATCATCTACCACAACCCGGATTGCGGCACCTCGCGCAACACGCTGGCGATGATCCGCAATGCGGGCATCGAGCCGCATGTGATTGAGTATCTGAAGACGCCGCCCACGCGGGCGATGCTGGTGCAGCTCATAGATCGCATGGGCGTCAGCGTACGTGCCGTGCTGCGGGAAAAGGGTACGCCCTATGCCGCGCTCGGCCTCGACGATCCCGGCCTGACCGACGATCAGCTCATCGACGCCATGATGGCCCATCCGATCCTCATCAACCGGCCGATCGTGGTCAGCCCCATGGGAGTAAAACTCTGTCGCCCTTCGGAAGCGGTGCTGGACCTGCTGCCGCCACCGCGCGGGGCCTTCGTCAAGGAAGATGGCGAGCGTGTGCTGGACGCGTCCGGCCAGCGTGTAGCCAAGGCGTGA
- the arsB gene encoding ACR3 family arsenite efflux transporter, with translation MSTFERYLTLWVALCIAVGVGLGHLLPGVFQAIGGAEIARVNLPVAVLIWLMVIPMLLKIDFAALGEVGRHWRGIGVTLFVNWAIKPFSMALLGWLFIGWLFRPFLPEDQIDSYIAGLIILAAAPCTAMVFVWSNLTKGEPHFTLSQVALNDAIMVVAFAPIVGLLLGLSAITVPWNTLVLSVVLYIVVPFVVAQFLRRRVLAAGGQAALDRLLARLGPVSLTALLATLVLLFGFQGEQIIAQPMVIGLLAVPILIQVYFNSGLAYLLNRFAGEPHCVAGPSALIGASNFFELAVAAAISLFGFHSGAALATVVGVLIEVPVMLSVVWIVNRSKGWYERGEKRAIAAQAPR, from the coding sequence ATGTCGACCTTTGAACGTTACCTCACCCTTTGGGTCGCTCTCTGCATCGCGGTCGGCGTCGGCCTCGGCCATCTGTTGCCGGGCGTCTTCCAGGCGATTGGCGGGGCGGAGATCGCGCGGGTGAACCTGCCCGTCGCGGTGCTGATCTGGCTCATGGTCATTCCCATGCTGCTGAAGATCGATTTCGCGGCGCTGGGCGAAGTCGGCCGGCACTGGCGCGGCATCGGTGTCACGCTGTTCGTGAACTGGGCGATCAAACCGTTCTCGATGGCGCTGCTGGGGTGGCTGTTCATCGGCTGGCTGTTCCGGCCGTTTCTGCCGGAAGACCAGATCGACAGCTATATCGCCGGGCTCATCATCCTTGCCGCCGCGCCCTGCACCGCCATGGTGTTTGTATGGTCGAACCTGACCAAGGGGGAACCGCATTTCACGCTGAGCCAGGTCGCGCTGAATGATGCGATCATGGTGGTGGCCTTCGCGCCGATCGTCGGCCTGCTGCTCGGCCTCTCCGCCATCACCGTGCCGTGGAACACGCTGGTCCTCTCCGTCGTGCTCTACATCGTCGTGCCGTTCGTCGTCGCGCAGTTTCTCCGTCGCCGGGTGCTGGCGGCGGGTGGGCAGGCGGCGCTCGACAGGCTGCTCGCCCGGCTGGGGCCGGTGTCGCTGACCGCGCTGCTGGCGACGCTGGTGCTGCTGTTCGGGTTTCAGGGCGAACAGATCATCGCCCAGCCGATGGTGATCGGGCTCCTGGCGGTGCCGATACTCATCCAGGTGTATTTCAACTCCGGCCTCGCCTACCTGCTCAACCGGTTCGCGGGCGAGCCGCATTGCGTGGCGGGTCCGTCGGCTCTGATCGGGGCCTCCAACTTCTTCGAGCTGGCGGTCGCGGCCGCCATCAGCCTGTTCGGCTTCCATTCCGGCGCCGCGCTGGCCACCGTTGTCGGTGTGTTGATCGAGGTGCCGGTGATGCTCTCCGTGGTGTGGATCGTGAACCGCTCCAAGGGCTGGTACGAGCGCGGAGAAAAACGCGCCATAGCGGCGCAGGCGCCGCGCTGA
- the arsH gene encoding arsenical resistance protein ArsH, which produces MPQDLPNVAAGCLDVPSTDRLHVAPSAHPPRILLLYGSLRERSYSRFLTLEAERLLRHFGAETRIFDPHGLPLPDGADIDHPKVRELRELSLWSEGQVWTSPERHGAMSAVMKAQIDWIPLSVGALRPTQGRTLAVMQVSGGSQSFNAVNQMRVLGRWMRMVTIPNQSSVAKAYQEFDEAGRMKPSSYYDRVVDVMEELVKFTRLTRDVSTYLTDRYSERKEAAEALAARVGLESI; this is translated from the coding sequence ATGCCGCAGGACCTGCCGAATGTCGCCGCCGGTTGCCTCGACGTGCCAAGCACCGACCGCCTGCACGTCGCGCCCTCGGCGCATCCACCGCGTATCCTGCTGCTCTACGGCTCGCTGCGCGAGCGTTCCTACAGCCGCTTTCTGACGCTGGAAGCCGAACGCCTGCTGCGGCATTTCGGGGCGGAGACACGGATCTTCGACCCGCACGGCCTGCCCCTTCCGGACGGTGCCGACATCGACCACCCCAAGGTCCGCGAACTACGTGAGTTGTCGCTCTGGTCCGAGGGTCAGGTGTGGACCAGCCCGGAGCGGCATGGCGCGATGAGCGCGGTGATGAAGGCGCAGATCGACTGGATTCCGCTCTCGGTCGGCGCGCTCCGCCCGACGCAGGGGCGCACATTGGCGGTGATGCAGGTTTCCGGCGGCTCGCAGAGCTTCAACGCCGTCAACCAGATGCGCGTGCTCGGCCGCTGGATGCGGATGGTGACCATTCCCAACCAGTCGTCGGTGGCTAAGGCCTATCAGGAATTCGACGAGGCCGGCCGGATGAAGCCCTCCTCCTATTATGACCGTGTGGTCGACGTGATGGAGGAACTGGTCAAGTTCACGCGGCTGACGCGTGATGTCTCGACCTACCTCACGGACCGCTATAGCGAACGCAAGGAAGCCGCCGAGGCGCTGGCGGCGCGTGTCGGGCTCGAGTCCATCTGA
- a CDS encoding response regulator transcription factor — MTSVLVIDDHPIVLQGCRRLLEDAGVERILEAGTALSGYRLFRREKPDVVIVDLALQGNGLSGLPLVRRLRRQSARTPILVFSMHGDPIIASRALEAGANGYVLKDTTSGALIEAFERVRRGQPYMSHDLAMQVAMLGTSKTAPLADITLRELQTLSLLADGRDYTQIAAELGISYKTVANTCSQLRTKLGASTLPELVRRAIQYVATAPTGRTGRQ, encoded by the coding sequence ATGACCAGCGTTCTGGTGATCGATGATCATCCCATCGTCCTGCAGGGGTGCCGGCGGCTGCTGGAGGACGCGGGCGTTGAGCGCATCCTTGAGGCGGGCACCGCGCTTTCAGGCTACCGCCTGTTCCGACGCGAGAAGCCCGATGTTGTCATCGTCGACCTTGCGCTTCAGGGCAACGGACTGAGCGGCCTGCCTCTGGTGCGCCGGCTGAGGCGACAGAGCGCACGCACGCCGATCCTCGTCTTTTCTATGCACGGTGATCCGATCATCGCCAGCCGCGCGCTGGAAGCCGGCGCCAATGGCTATGTGCTGAAAGATACAACCTCGGGCGCACTGATCGAGGCCTTCGAGCGGGTGCGTCGCGGCCAGCCCTATATGAGCCACGACCTCGCCATGCAGGTCGCCATGCTCGGGACGTCGAAGACCGCGCCACTCGCCGACATCACGCTGCGTGAATTGCAGACGCTGTCCCTGCTGGCGGATGGGCGCGACTACACCCAGATCGCCGCGGAACTCGGCATCAGCTACAAGACCGTCGCCAACACCTGCTCGCAGCTGAGAACGAAGCTCGGCGCGAGCACGCTGCCCGAGCTGGTACGCCGCGCGATCCAGTACGTCGCCACGGCCCCGACGGGACGAACCGGCCGGCAGTGA